In Chitinophaga oryzae, the sequence GCCGTGCTTTTCCGGGTTATTGAACAGCCACAATACATTGACAATCGTCCGTTGAGCTTTACCAGGTGCATAAAATCGATCCACTCATCGGTATCAACGAAAAAGGGAATAGGGTTACCGTTTGCGGAAGGAGAAGGTCAAATAGAGACGCTGAGGCGATTTCTAACAAATTTTTTTTCCGCTTTTCTCAATTCCTTACTGGTACCGATAATATGCTCTTTTTGTTTTTCAACGAGCCGGTACCAATAGGTAGCAGGAATCGTATTATTCGAATGGAGTTCCAGGCGAATGACGATACTTTCATTAGGTGTTCTATGATTATTAATCAATTGGCTGAGCATAGTTTCGTGAATATCTATCTCGGCTGCAAATTCATTTCTTTTCTTATGAATCAGCTGGAGGTATTCTTTCAGAAAATATCCGAACGTCAGCTGCTCATCGTATTCCTTTTTATTGATGTATTCTTCCAGACGAAATTTCAATTGTAACAAATTAGCAATCAATCGTTCCCGCTCTGTCATCGCTGACTGTGTCTTTTTCCGGGCTGCGGCGAGCTGCCTTCTCGCTTCTACCTCCTGTTGCGGCGAAAGTTTTTCAGTCATTAATATATCATTCGCAAGCTCTTTCACTTTTCTCTTTGAAAACCCTTTCTTCACATACATAAAACATATTTTTTTACAATATTCAATAATCTCCATCCGTCAAGAAACAACTGCCAACCCGCGTCCAGCATTCCATATTTTTCGATATAGTGATGTCTGATCTCTGTTTTAGGTACCAGGGAAACACAGGCCATATCTCCGTATTTAGTTAAACTCAATTGACAAGCATATCCTATCAAACATCCCACTATTCCTTCATATTTTTTTCCTTTTCCGATATTTTCTTTCGATGAAGTAATCAGCTTTATCTCTATCCTGGCTTCATCCGGAAAATGAACAAGTCCCATTACTCCCAAAATGCCACCTTTTTCCTTCAATTGTAATTGATATACCACCGGATTCCCCTCCAGTGTTTGCCAATTAAAAAAGAATCTGTCTTCTGTCAGGTTTTTAAGGTCCTTTTTTAGCGTTCTGGCTATTATGACACTTTTTCTTTCGCCTGAAGCAAGTTCGA encodes:
- a CDS encoding helix-turn-helix domain-containing protein, with the protein product MYVKKGFSKRKVKELANDILMTEKLSPQQEVEARRQLAAARKKTQSAMTERERLIANLLQLKFRLEEYINKKEYDEQLTFGYFLKEYLQLIHKKRNEFAAEIDIHETMLSQLINNHRTPNESIVIRLELHSNNTIPATYWYRLVEKQKEHIIGTSKELRKAEKKFVRNRLSVSI
- a CDS encoding N-acetyltransferase gives rise to the protein MEIIELASGERKSVIIARTLKKDLKNLTEDRFFFNWQTLEGNPVVYQLQLKEKGGILGVMGLVHFPDEARIEIKLITSSKENIGKGKKYEGIVGCLIGYACQLSLTKYGDMACVSLVPKTEIRHHYIEKYGMLDAGWQLFLDGWRLLNIVKKYVLCM